A single region of the Halorussus gelatinilyticus genome encodes:
- the secY gene encoding preprotein translocase subunit SecY produces the protein MSWKEAAEPVLTRMPSVRRPDGHVPFKRKLGWTAGVLVLYFFLTNVFLYGVNLGGQDAFGQFRSILAGGQGTVLQLGIGPIVTASIVLQLLGGADLLGLDTDDPRDQVLYQGLQKLLVGVMICLTGLPMVFAGGFLQVDQQVAQNLGIGVMGVKWLIFAQIAVGGILVLFMDEIISKWGVGSGIGLFIIAGVSQKLLGGLFAWPSLPGRTGLVPTWVGLITGSAENAPSLLTGSGIQYLLVGNGDIIALVTTVLIFAVVVYAESVRVEIPLSHARVKGARGRFPVKLIYASVLPMILVRALQANLQFLGRILYNQLGAGGMPDWLGTYSGGSPTGGLFYYLAPIQSPGQWMWWTGTIGQEPWQVIIRVLIDLTFMVVGGAIFAIFWVETTDMGPEATAKQIQNSGMQIPGFRQNTGVIEKVMERYIPQVTVIGGALVGLLAVLANMLGTIGGVSGTGLLLTVSITYKLYEEIAEEQLMEMHPMMRQMFGD, from the coding sequence ATGAGTTGGAAAGAAGCCGCAGAACCAGTACTCACCCGGATGCCCTCCGTGAGGCGCCCGGATGGCCACGTTCCGTTCAAGCGGAAGCTTGGATGGACCGCGGGCGTGTTGGTTCTGTATTTCTTCCTCACGAACGTATTCCTGTACGGGGTCAATCTCGGAGGCCAAGACGCCTTCGGCCAGTTCCGCTCGATTCTAGCGGGCGGACAAGGGACAGTTTTGCAACTCGGTATCGGTCCGATAGTCACCGCGAGCATCGTCCTCCAATTGCTCGGCGGTGCCGACCTGCTCGGACTGGACACCGACGACCCCCGCGATCAGGTGCTCTATCAGGGCCTCCAGAAGCTGCTGGTGGGCGTGATGATCTGTCTGACCGGTCTGCCGATGGTGTTCGCCGGCGGCTTCCTGCAGGTAGACCAGCAGGTCGCCCAGAATCTCGGTATCGGCGTGATGGGCGTCAAGTGGCTCATCTTCGCCCAGATTGCGGTCGGTGGCATCCTCGTCCTGTTCATGGACGAGATCATCAGCAAGTGGGGCGTCGGCTCCGGTATCGGGCTGTTCATCATCGCCGGCGTGAGCCAGAAGCTGCTGGGCGGCCTGTTCGCGTGGCCGAGCCTCCCCGGTCGAACCGGTCTCGTCCCGACGTGGGTCGGTCTCATCACCGGGAGCGCGGAGAACGCGCCCTCGCTGCTGACCGGGAGCGGGATTCAGTACCTGCTCGTCGGTAACGGTGACATCATCGCGCTCGTCACGACGGTCCTCATCTTCGCGGTCGTCGTGTACGCCGAGAGCGTCCGGGTCGAGATTCCCCTGAGCCACGCCCGCGTCAAGGGCGCTCGGGGCCGATTCCCCGTGAAGCTCATCTACGCCAGCGTCCTGCCGATGATCCTCGTCCGGGCGCTGCAGGCCAACCTCCAGTTCCTCGGGCGCATCCTCTACAACCAACTCGGTGCGGGCGGGATGCCCGACTGGCTCGGGACGTACTCGGGCGGCTCGCCGACCGGCGGGCTGTTCTACTACCTCGCGCCCATCCAGTCGCCCGGTCAGTGGATGTGGTGGACCGGGACTATCGGCCAAGAGCCGTGGCAGGTCATCATCCGGGTCCTCATCGACCTCACCTTCATGGTGGTCGGCGGTGCCATCTTCGCCATCTTCTGGGTGGAGACCACCGACATGGGTCCGGAAGCGACCGCCAAGCAGATTCAGAACTCCGGGATGCAGATTCCCGGCTTCCGCCAGAACACGGGTGTCATCGAGAAGGTCATGGAGCGCTACATCCCGCAGGTCACCGTCATCGGCGGTGCGCTCGTCGGCTTGCTCGCCGTGCTGGCGAACATGCTCGGCACCATCGGCGGCGTCTCCGGGACGGGACTGCTGCTGACCGTCTCCATCACCTACAAGCTCTACGAGGAGATCGCCGAAGAGCAGTTGATGGAGATGCATCCGATGATGCGTCAAATGTTTGGAGATTAA
- a CDS encoding tyrosine-type recombinase/integrase, whose translation MRDDKGRYVTPESEKLSEEMEELRGRYLDSLTSQKTETSKRTRTTRRREVGYWLQFCSVNGIDPLAAEESDVRGYIQTINDHADTTVHSYFTSVQSFYSIIIKDAVDDTLELDNTGEHPCDGISLKKDYEISRTSEYKRQHVITDDLENARENEDVIALRPDAVKELFDAVPGKRRETQLRNEVIVRLSWYTGARSIELSNMRIGKIDWERCMINIESAKIDPRENPGLARRNVVFPKEFKLTLRRWCERVRHSFSGQVTPEEGHILCTTHSDVMQPADINDVIKQTARNAGLQRPLRPADPDSEDDVKEWFVTSHRLRRSAISHWVNDINTIDINQARILAGHAQLSQTIDYVEDDNDSLAEDYQEGVQG comes from the coding sequence ATGAGGGACGACAAAGGCAGGTACGTAACACCAGAAAGCGAGAAGCTCAGCGAGGAGATGGAAGAGTTGCGTGGACGGTATCTCGACTCACTCACGTCACAGAAAACTGAAACAAGCAAAAGAACACGAACTACTCGGCGAAGGGAAGTCGGGTACTGGCTGCAGTTCTGTAGCGTTAACGGGATTGATCCGCTCGCCGCCGAAGAGTCCGATGTCCGCGGATATATCCAAACCATCAATGATCACGCAGATACGACGGTTCACTCCTACTTCACGTCAGTCCAATCGTTTTACTCAATAATCATAAAAGACGCTGTAGATGACACCCTCGAACTTGATAACACCGGAGAGCACCCCTGCGATGGAATCAGCCTCAAGAAAGATTATGAAATCAGCAGGACATCGGAGTACAAACGACAGCATGTAATTACAGACGACCTTGAAAACGCCCGAGAGAACGAAGACGTCATCGCCCTCCGTCCGGACGCGGTTAAAGAGTTGTTTGACGCTGTGCCCGGAAAACGACGTGAAACTCAACTTCGGAACGAGGTGATTGTCCGTCTTTCATGGTATACCGGTGCTCGAAGCATTGAGCTGTCGAATATGCGGATTGGGAAAATTGACTGGGAGCGGTGTATGATAAACATCGAGTCCGCTAAAATAGATCCTCGGGAAAATCCCGGACTCGCCCGCCGGAACGTTGTGTTTCCGAAAGAGTTCAAGTTGACACTCAGGCGGTGGTGTGAGCGAGTTCGACATTCCTTTTCAGGACAGGTCACACCGGAGGAGGGACACATCCTCTGTACGACGCATAGTGACGTGATGCAGCCAGCGGATATCAACGACGTCATTAAACAAACTGCCCGGAACGCTGGGCTCCAACGGCCGCTGCGACCCGCGGATCCAGATTCGGAAGATGATGTCAAAGAGTGGTTCGTTACGTCACATCGCCTTCGCCGATCAGCGATTAGCCATTGGGTTAACGACATCAACACTATCGATATCAACCAAGCTAGAATCTTAGCAGGCCACGCCCAACTCTCACAGACAATTGACTATGTCGAAGACGATAACGATTCACTCGCAGAAGATTACCAGGAAGGGGTGCAGGGGTAA
- a CDS encoding minichromosome maintenance protein MCM codes for MRAEHQDITERLIGFLRDYYREEVAQLAQHYPQEQRSLHVRYDDVFRFDPDLADDIQEHPREMLEYFEEALRLYDLPVDVSLSDAHVRIHDLPDDIVLDVAEVPRKENIGKLLGIRGQVQKVSAVKPRIVEATFECQRCGTQTDILQTGDQLDEPHECQGCERQGPFRPDSSASTWTDHQFARIQQPPERTKGGEGETIDVHLEDDLIQSFDAGDRVTLTGILDTEEPGSNQSLDFDTTVDGQAVVREESSYDDIDISEHRDEIEAIAAGEHGDPYDLLVQSINPGHEGHEVVKLAIALQLFGGWSRGGQTRGDSHLLLMGDPGCGKSTFLKAANDLAPRSTYASGKGATAAGLTAAAVADDFGDAEWGLEAGALVLADGGVACIDEIDKVNDNVISSLHDALESQKVRVNKAGINATLNARTAMLAAGNPKYGRFDNYEPIAEQLDLGPTLMSRFDLMFMVSDSPDKETDRGVVNHQMRSRRAKAKKELGKELTEEERKSIEPDIPHQTLRAYIAYAKDEVTPYIRAENEETQEYLREEFLKIRLANADEEDNPVPVTYRQEEAIERLAEASARVRLSDEVRREDVDRALTLVRKSMEQVGIDPESGQFDVDVVETGQSKSQRDRRKQVLAIIEDQDGTTAEEVAEIIDMDEEKIRHDIDSLKQNGKIYETRGKLRKS; via the coding sequence ATGAGAGCAGAACACCAAGATATCACCGAACGTTTGATAGGATTCCTCCGGGACTACTACCGGGAGGAAGTCGCACAGCTCGCTCAGCACTACCCGCAAGAGCAACGCTCACTCCACGTACGCTACGATGACGTCTTCCGATTCGACCCCGATCTCGCGGACGACATCCAAGAGCATCCGCGAGAGATGCTGGAGTACTTCGAAGAGGCGCTTCGACTGTACGACCTGCCCGTGGACGTCAGTCTATCCGACGCTCACGTCCGCATCCACGACCTACCAGACGACATCGTCCTCGACGTCGCGGAAGTTCCACGTAAGGAGAACATCGGGAAGCTGCTAGGGATTCGCGGCCAGGTCCAGAAGGTCAGCGCGGTGAAGCCACGCATCGTCGAAGCCACCTTCGAATGCCAGCGCTGCGGAACCCAGACGGATATCCTGCAGACCGGTGACCAACTTGATGAACCGCACGAGTGTCAGGGATGCGAACGACAGGGTCCATTCCGTCCCGACTCGTCGGCCAGCACGTGGACCGACCACCAGTTCGCTCGGATTCAGCAGCCGCCCGAGCGCACGAAAGGTGGTGAGGGCGAGACCATCGACGTCCATCTTGAAGACGACCTCATTCAGTCGTTCGACGCCGGTGATCGCGTCACCCTCACCGGTATTCTCGACACCGAGGAACCTGGGAGTAACCAGTCGCTTGACTTCGACACCACCGTAGACGGGCAGGCAGTCGTCCGAGAGGAGAGTTCCTACGACGACATCGACATCTCCGAACACCGAGACGAGATAGAGGCCATTGCCGCCGGCGAGCATGGTGACCCGTACGACCTGCTAGTTCAATCGATCAACCCGGGACACGAAGGACACGAGGTTGTGAAACTCGCCATCGCGCTCCAACTGTTCGGCGGGTGGTCCCGCGGCGGGCAGACGCGCGGGGACTCCCACCTTCTCCTGATGGGTGACCCTGGCTGCGGAAAATCGACCTTCCTGAAGGCAGCCAATGACCTCGCGCCGCGCTCAACGTACGCCTCAGGAAAGGGAGCCACGGCTGCAGGGTTAACCGCGGCGGCGGTAGCCGACGACTTCGGCGACGCCGAATGGGGCCTCGAAGCAGGTGCTCTCGTCCTCGCTGACGGCGGCGTCGCGTGTATCGACGAGATCGATAAGGTCAACGACAACGTCATTTCATCTCTCCACGACGCCCTAGAGAGTCAGAAAGTCCGGGTAAACAAAGCAGGAATCAACGCGACACTGAACGCGCGCACCGCAATGCTAGCGGCGGGAAACCCAAAATACGGACGGTTCGATAACTACGAGCCGATTGCCGAACAACTTGACCTCGGACCGACACTGATGTCGCGGTTCGATCTGATGTTCATGGTCTCCGACTCGCCCGACAAGGAGACTGACCGAGGAGTCGTCAACCACCAGATGCGGTCCCGGCGGGCGAAGGCAAAAAAGGAGCTCGGCAAGGAGCTCACCGAGGAAGAGCGGAAAAGCATCGAGCCGGATATCCCCCACCAGACGCTGCGTGCGTACATCGCCTATGCGAAGGACGAGGTGACGCCGTACATCCGGGCAGAGAATGAGGAGACCCAAGAGTACCTCCGTGAGGAATTCCTGAAGATCCGTCTCGCCAACGCCGACGAAGAAGACAACCCAGTGCCGGTGACCTACCGACAAGAAGAAGCCATCGAACGCCTCGCTGAGGCGTCTGCACGGGTGCGTCTCTCCGACGAAGTTCGGCGAGAGGACGTGGACCGTGCCCTCACGCTGGTTCGGAAGTCGATGGAGCAGGTCGGCATCGACCCCGAGAGCGGGCAGTTCGATGTGGACGTAGTTGAGACGGGGCAGTCGAAGAGCCAGCGGGACCGGCGAAAACAGGTGCTTGCCATCATTGAGGACCAAGACGGGACGACCGCCGAAGAGGTCGCGGAGATCATCGACATGGATGAGGAGAAGATTAGGCATGACATCGACTCGCTGAAACAGAACGGCAAGATCTACGAGACAAGAGGCAAACTGCGGAAATCGTAG
- a CDS encoding DEAD/DEAH box helicase, whose translation MGSYDLVDVEVTHESADDIPDSLSGDGAEEDHLQTIQAVRLQAGQPDSELRSLKELDENSVKLLEHQVDAAYRALFEMDGKALLADEVGLGKTIEVGMILKEMHFRETDESVLILTPAQLAKQWQAELREKFGLNFVCNYDDEFEDFDAHDYIIASIDTAKSERHRQTVLNRDWDVLVLDEAHYVKNEETDRYDLIDRLSYNYAFFLTATPIQNELTDLYNVVSLLRPGLFGTRDVFHQYFVNSNQETLVNRDELQDRLNKVMIRNRREDTDIDFTDRTIDTRTFNPTPKERELYQAVSDYVKGAYSQDQGQKLVLMLLQKEVVSSPVALKKTIEKRLYDQSELTHADELESILDLIDEIDTVTKQERLLDIVEEARDNVEMGRVIVFTQFRATQQEILDRLAAEGYTVHAFHGGHSSSEKELIIEDFEEEGGVLVSTDSMSEGRNLQFCNMLVNLDLPWNPMRVEQRIGRVHRIGQKRDVFIFNMALKDTVEEYVLERLYHKIDLFQQSVGELSSILSRLEESGTSFEDQIFDRLVNADSEVDLENDFEAMAVDLQEQSELADKLEQFNNGVFEGFDLGEGDD comes from the coding sequence ATGGGAAGCTACGACCTCGTTGATGTTGAGGTCACACACGAGTCTGCGGACGATATTCCCGATTCGTTGTCTGGAGATGGTGCAGAGGAGGATCATTTACAAACCATCCAAGCCGTTCGTCTCCAGGCGGGCCAGCCGGACTCCGAACTTCGGTCGCTGAAAGAACTAGACGAAAACTCCGTCAAGCTACTCGAACATCAGGTGGACGCCGCCTATCGGGCCCTCTTCGAGATGGACGGGAAAGCCCTTCTCGCGGACGAAGTCGGCCTCGGAAAGACCATCGAGGTCGGGATGATTCTCAAGGAGATGCACTTCCGAGAGACGGACGAGTCCGTCCTCATCCTCACTCCTGCACAACTGGCGAAACAGTGGCAGGCCGAACTCCGTGAGAAGTTCGGGCTCAACTTCGTCTGCAACTACGACGACGAGTTCGAAGACTTCGACGCCCACGACTACATCATCGCAAGTATCGACACTGCGAAGAGCGAGCGACACCGTCAGACTGTCCTCAACCGCGACTGGGACGTTCTGGTCCTCGACGAAGCCCACTACGTCAAAAACGAGGAGACGGACCGTTACGACCTGATTGACCGGCTCTCCTACAACTACGCGTTCTTCCTGACGGCGACGCCGATTCAGAACGAGCTGACCGACCTCTACAACGTCGTCTCGCTACTTCGACCCGGACTGTTCGGCACACGCGACGTCTTCCACCAGTACTTCGTCAACAGCAATCAAGAGACGCTGGTGAATCGAGACGAACTACAGGACCGCCTAAACAAGGTTATGATCCGAAACCGACGGGAGGACACGGATATTGACTTCACGGACCGGACGATCGACACACGGACGTTCAATCCAACCCCGAAGGAACGCGAACTCTATCAGGCGGTTTCTGACTATGTGAAAGGTGCCTACAGCCAAGACCAGGGGCAGAAGCTCGTACTGATGCTCTTGCAGAAGGAGGTCGTCAGCAGCCCGGTCGCACTCAAGAAGACCATCGAGAAGCGACTCTACGACCAGTCGGAGCTCACGCACGCGGACGAACTGGAGTCCATTTTAGATCTGATCGATGAGATCGATACGGTCACCAAACAGGAACGACTTCTGGACATTGTCGAAGAAGCCCGTGACAACGTCGAGATGGGGCGAGTCATCGTCTTCACGCAGTTCCGAGCAACTCAACAGGAGATTCTCGATAGGCTCGCTGCGGAGGGGTACACGGTACACGCGTTCCACGGTGGCCACTCCAGTAGCGAGAAGGAACTGATTATTGAGGACTTCGAGGAGGAGGGTGGGGTCCTCGTTTCAACCGACTCAATGAGCGAAGGTCGAAACTTACAGTTTTGTAATATGTTGGTTAATTTAGACTTGCCGTGGAATCCGATGCGCGTCGAACAACGTATTGGACGTGTACACCGGATTGGACAGAAACGGGATGTCTTCATCTTCAACATGGCGCTAAAGGATACTGTTGAAGAATACGTACTGGAGCGTCTCTACCACAAAATCGATTTGTTCCAACAAAGTGTGGGCGAGCTAAGTTCGATCTTGAGTCGGTTAGAAGAGTCAGGGACAAGCTTCGAGGACCAGATTTTCGACCGACTCGTCAATGCTGATTCAGAGGTTGATCTGGAGAACGACTTCGAAGCGATGGCCGTCGATCTGCAAGAACAGAGCGAGCTCGCTGACAAACTGGAGCAGTTCAACAACGGCGTCTTCGAAGGATTCGACTTGGGGGAAGGCGATGACTGA